From Bacteroides uniformis:
ATGTATATTAAGAATGCACAAATATACTTATTTACGCATGATCACACAACCCCTTACTACCTCAAATTACTGATTCAGAACTCGAATTTTTCCAACTTCATGGCAGCCAGCCCCTGGATTTTGGGCACCAGGGCCACAAAATGGTCTGCTTTTTCATGGGCAGACAATGACTCTGCATCTTTCCATGTTTCACAAATCATAAGAACATCGCTGCGAGTGGCGCTCTCAAACACATCATAAGCAATGCATCCATTGTCCTTCAAGGAATATGCGACCAGTTCTTTGGCAGATTCCAATACTGCGGCACGGTTCTCCGCACTTACCTGAATAAAAACATTTAATCTAATCATACTTGTATAAATTTTAAGTGCATCGCAAATTTAAGCAGAATAAATATCTCCACCAACAAAAGTAAATTGTTATTAATTCCTTTCCCGCCGGATGAACCAATCTTTGGCAAGTATGTTGTCTCATCAGAATTGATTCTAACTTTAACTATTAAAAACTGACTTGATTATGAAATGTAAAGATTCTAATTTCTGGATCGGACTGGGAATAGGTTCGGTTGCCGGTGCATTGGCCTACCACTTCTCCCGTACGGAGAAAGCTAAAAAGCTGGAAGATGCCATATGCCGTGCCATCCACAAAGCAAATGGCGAAGCCAAGGAGTTCATCAACACTGCTGAAGAAGAAGCATTGCACGTTGGCACCAAAGTAGCAGACAAGATGGCCCATGAGGCCCATGAGGCCGCAGAGAAAGCTGACAATCTGAAAAACAAGGTTCACAATTTTGCCGATGCTAAGAAATAAAACAAGCACTTGGAAACTTCTGAAGGGGTGTGTCAAAATTCACCACAGATTACACGGATTAACACAGAATGAGCTTAATCTACTGATAATCAAAGATGCTTATCTGTGCAAATCTGTGTAATCTGTGGTGAATACCAGTTTCGACACACCCTCTTTGCATATCGACCCATCAGTTCTGCAGACTGCGCCGATTCAAAATATCATTCATATGCTCCAATGCCCATCCTACCAAAGATTCAATATGCGGCATCAGGCTACATCCGATTTCTGTAAGGTTATACTCCACACGGGGAGGAACTTCCGCATAGACTTTCCTGACAATCAGCCCGTCCGTCTCCAATGAGCGCAATGTAACCGTCAGCATCCGCTGGGAAATATCCCCTATGGTTTTCTGTATATCGCAAAAACGCATCGTTCCATTCGCTTTCAGTGTGACCAGCACAAGCATTGTCCATTTGTCTCCCAACCTGCTCAGTACATCCCGTACCGGACAAGCATCCATACGATGAAAATTTTCCATTCCTTTATTTTACCAATCAGTTCAACCTCAGCAATGGCGACTCTATGCTTAGTGTCCGGCATTGCACCACAAAAGTAATAAACTTACTCAAAATAACTATCGTTTCATACGATAATTAAAACATTCTTTATACTCGTAAATGCATCTGCCTCATCCGGATTATTTGTATTTTTGCAACATCGTTTCCTATTCATATGTAACTGCAAGACTCTTATGAACGTAAAAATAGAAGAAAGCTGGAGAAAACGCCTACAAGAGGAGTTTGACAAACCTTATTTTGAGAAGCTGGTAGCATTTGTAAAAAGTGAGTATGGACATGCCAACGTGCTACCTCCCGGCCATCAAATTTTCCACGTCTTCAACTCTTGCCCGTTCGAGAAAGTGAAAGTCGTCATACTCGGACAAGACCCTTATCCTAATCCCGGTCAGTATTATGGAGTCTGCTTTTCCGTACCGAAAGGAGTAGCCATTCCCGGTTCTCTGGCAAACATATTCAAGGAAATACATCAGGACCTGGGAAAGCCCATTCCGACTTCCGGAAATCTGGACCGTTGGGTAGCGCAAGGCGTGTTTCCTATGAATTCCGTCCTCACAGTACGTGCCCACGAAACCGGCTCGCACCGGAACATGGGATGGGAAATCTTCACAGACGCTGTTATCAAGAAACTGAGTGATGAACGGGAGAATCTTGTATTCATGCTTTGGGGAGCGTACGCCAAAGAAAAAGCCGCTTTAATCAATAGCAGCAGACACTTGATTCTGACTACCGTCCATCCGTCCCCACGTTCTGCCGAATACGGATTCTTCGGTTGCAGGCACTTCAGTAAAGCCAACGATTTCTTACGGAGCAGAGGGATACAAGAAATTGACTGGTAACACGCTACAATACTCCGCTGACTCCGCTTCCAAACAAAGCAAAGTCCCCCAGGCACGGGTCGTCCGGAAAGGCCTCTGCCAGAGCTTCAGTAATCCGGCGGGCATTCTTCAAAGAAAATGTTTCTGTCTCGGTGAGTCCCAAAGCATAGGCCACACGGCAGACATGCGTGTCCAAAGGCACAATCAGGTCCCTGCAATCAAATCTCTCCCAAATACCAAAATCCACTTCCGGACCTTTCCTTATCATCCAGCGCAAAAACATGTTCAGTTTCTTTTGGGGGCTCTTTGCCGAGACTTCCAAAAATGCACATAACCTTTCCATCGGATTACCGGCATACGTACATAAGGCATCCTCCAGACTGTCAAAAGCAGAATAGGCAGCATGCAAACGCCTGAAATAGGAATGAAAGTCAGCATAAGAAAGCATTCGGTAAAAACAGCTTCTGTCCGTAGCAGGGAAGTCATTCTTCCATCGGCAGGACAACACGTATTGATGAGGTGATACCCCCATCAACCTATGCAACTCTTCAGCCTTTTTCAATATCTGTTTACGGTTGCCGAAACTCATGATGGCAGTCAGCAGCCCACTGATTTCAATATCCTGCTTCCGTTCATAGCGATGTGGAAACTGTACGGGGTCGTTCTGAATGAAGCCGGCGCAATGATAGGCCGCCGCCCACTCCCAAAGTTGTCTTTTAATCTCCTCGGTCATCTGCAAGCATTTGTTTTTTCATCTGAAATG
This genomic window contains:
- a CDS encoding putative quinol monooxygenase, with amino-acid sequence MIRLNVFIQVSAENRAAVLESAKELVAYSLKDNGCIAYDVFESATRSDVLMICETWKDAESLSAHEKADHFVALVPKIQGLAAMKLEKFEF
- a CDS encoding YtxH domain-containing protein — its product is MKCKDSNFWIGLGIGSVAGALAYHFSRTEKAKKLEDAICRAIHKANGEAKEFINTAEEEALHVGTKVADKMAHEAHEAAEKADNLKNKVHNFADAKK
- a CDS encoding winged helix-turn-helix transcriptional regulator, encoding MENFHRMDACPVRDVLSRLGDKWTMLVLVTLKANGTMRFCDIQKTIGDISQRMLTVTLRSLETDGLIVRKVYAEVPPRVEYNLTEIGCSLMPHIESLVGWALEHMNDILNRRSLQN
- the ung gene encoding uracil-DNA glycosylase, translated to MNVKIEESWRKRLQEEFDKPYFEKLVAFVKSEYGHANVLPPGHQIFHVFNSCPFEKVKVVILGQDPYPNPGQYYGVCFSVPKGVAIPGSLANIFKEIHQDLGKPIPTSGNLDRWVAQGVFPMNSVLTVRAHETGSHRNMGWEIFTDAVIKKLSDERENLVFMLWGAYAKEKAALINSSRHLILTTVHPSPRSAEYGFFGCRHFSKANDFLRSRGIQEIDW
- a CDS encoding TIGR02757 family protein, whose product is MTEEIKRQLWEWAAAYHCAGFIQNDPVQFPHRYERKQDIEISGLLTAIMSFGNRKQILKKAEELHRLMGVSPHQYVLSCRWKNDFPATDRSCFYRMLSYADFHSYFRRLHAAYSAFDSLEDALCTYAGNPMERLCAFLEVSAKSPQKKLNMFLRWMIRKGPEVDFGIWERFDCRDLIVPLDTHVCRVAYALGLTETETFSLKNARRITEALAEAFPDDPCLGDFALFGSGVSGVL